One Populus nigra chromosome 16, ddPopNigr1.1, whole genome shotgun sequence genomic window, tatatatatatatatatatatatatatatatatatatatatatagagagagagagagagagagtacaaGACCTTGTAATGAAACACCAAAATGCTTTGGTACGGAAATTTATCTTTCCAATAAGAAAAACAGAACaccaactttttttaattaagggcTCATAAGAACAACAATTATTCTTTTATACTAGATCTATCACCAGCCTAAAGTAGAGCTCCATATAAGTCCGAATACTTCTCTAAACTACATAATTCTCCTATTTCTTAGCATCGATCCTTTGATACCAAGAAAATAACAACCATGTAAGACTTCTTCTCATGGATACCACAATGACCATATATTGATCACCTTTTCTTACCATGGCTAGAAAGGCCATTAAATAactcttaaataaataaataaaacctatgAAAAAGGGTTTTTATTAACTCTCCCTTATGTAAATTAATTAGGGGTTTATGGTTgactaaataatattaaactcatGAAAGTAGGTGGTTGCTTATGTATAAACCCATCATAGTTCTGAATAAATGTTCCCTTTAGTTATTAAAGGGTGGTCCTCACCTTTCACTTGGCACTCTCCTAATGCCCTATATGTGTGACTAAGTATAAAAGATCCTAAAACTAGTATCCTATCCTTAACTAAGGATAGTGCCATctttaaataatctttttttaaactcataGAACTAGAATATCTAAGGTATACACACacccaacaaagaaaaaaaaagatttatgctCTTATTGGGTAGGAAATGTCATATGTTTCTTCTCATTCCTTAACATAACACTATATTTAGGGGTATCCACTAGTAGGTTTTCAAATTTACCAATGACAATTTATATAGAGATACAAGAATCTTCACCTTTTAGATATAAGACTCCTATCAAGgccaaatcataaaaaaatggcTTGACAACTTTTTATTTGACTTGGTAGGAATCCTAGACAACTAGATTGCATCAAAATTCACTAGCATTTATATTCTCACTAAAGTGTTGTGTTTTGTTTAACCACCTTATATAATCCATAGTTAGGCACATACTTCTTTTATTTGTTGAGGTTTATGTGATTGTCCTATATAGGAAGtatcattttctctctccttgtcTAAAGTAAATTGATTGTCTTTatctttcataatttattcttgGTATAGACTAAGACATTCTCCAGTCATGTTTTTAGGAGCATTGTTGATTATTGACCAGTGTGCATGGGGGACATAGTCTAGTAATTTTGGAAGcaggtgataaaaaaaagtttttattgtgTGGAGCTCGAAGATGTTATTTCAGTGTATTGCAGGTAGAAGTAAGCTTagagttctttttttctttctagaaatctttattatttattgaaaaagaattgtggacttattaaagaaaaagaagaagaaaaaatgggtattaattaatgaattgatGCATTAATTGCAACCGACTGCTACAATTCTTGAAATCTTAAGCATTGAGTTCGAGCCTAAAAGCCATAAAACATTTTAGCTTGAAATTACTTAATTAGCTAACATGTTAGACAATGAAACATAATCAACATTTCAGAGGAACAATACTCGATTTGTCATGtcattcatgatcaatttcttgattgattttagcataaataacaagtaaatattcctttatttattttaaaataaagaaaataagggGTATTGTTtatacaaaaaaaccaaaccatccACGTGTCAATTGTTtaagaacaataatttttcaaacaaattagTGAAAAAAGTTAAAGTCAATCATTAGTTAAAAGACTATGACTCCCATTAAATAATTGATCAATCAAGCCTAGCACAAAAAAATACTCTTTAGCAAAATAATTTATGGATATTATAGGTtgatatgaatatataaaaCTGCTAGAAGGATGTGTGCAAATAAAGAAGTATAAATTGTACTAAGATTAAGATTATATAGTCCTTATCTATTGTAGATTATTTGTGAAGGATTATGATTGtataataacattataaatatgACACTCAATAATTGAGAATGATTTTAAGACCCATAACCCAATATTTTTGctatttattatagtttttgtttattattgtttatttctttatagttttgattaacaatccttttctttatagtttttatagttttctttctttaaattttttctagtttatagTTTTTGCATTGCCCCTCTCTTATTTAAAACCTATTAAAAACAAGTTTAgaactttatattttgtttgattaggAAGACTGCTATTTTTCTccatttgatattaattttttaattataatttcttttttttaaaagaaattaacaaataacataTTGATCAATGATTAATAATTGACGGAATGATTGCTGGATCATGAAATTATTTGACATTGAataattaataacttgttttataaaaaaaaaaattgaagtagaagtatgtgtatatataaaatgatgCCACGtagaatatataaattattttttagtggaTAATATTAAGGCCatccaaattaataattaattaaaaatcaaaataattaaactagtATTATTCTTAAACACAAACTTCTAAATTAGagctaataaaattttaatgtcaAAGAAAatcatcttataaaaaaatttggttacTATCTATACATATTCTCATTGCTCGTATTTTATCAAACATTAtttctatcttttatttttctttatgaattcgatttaatattcaattacaTAAAAGATTTTCTTGTCAGCATTTATATTCACCCTTTCcatcattatattatattttgttttgttaaattaaatgcatgagttagaattttttttatctgtctaGGATGCGTTGAAGAGAACCAGATCATGATTAAAGACCATATAAATAGTTCATCTCTAGGAATTTCCAAGCCTATATCCATCccatacccaaaaaaaaaaaaaggaaaagaaaaaaaagctgtCACTCtccagttaaaaaaagaaattgacgaCCAAAAATGTTCTCAAAATTCCGAAACGCAACTGATAAGGCAAGAAAGCTTGCAATAGAACACGAAAATTGCTTACTACCTTTCATTCCCTGTTTCAGAAACCTCATAAACATGGTAGAGCAGCAGAATTCATCTTCTAAAGTTCAAGCTTCATATGAGCTCTGCAGAAAGACCTTTACACCCTCGGGGACACCTCCTTCTTCTAGTGCCATCCAGAAACTCTGCTCTCTTTTGGgtatttctctttttcttcctttttatcttttatgtattttttcctCCTGTTTAGTTGAGTTCTGAAGTGGGTTTTGTGAATTTGTTTTGAAGCTGAAAGTGAAAAGGTGAAGCCTtgtacaatattttttcttctttattagtTATCCCTTAAATCTTTATTTGGAATTAGAAAAATCTAACAAATTTGTGGTGTCATGATATAAGGATGAAAGTATGAAATGGCAAACAATAGCAATAGAATTGGAGGAGCCAATACATTATTTTTGCTGTTTGTCACGTCAATATATTGATTCCCAAATTTCCATTATAATCAGAGGAACGAATTGTGATTTCATTATTTAGATTATTACAAAATCTCCTCGCCTGTTGTGCAGACACATGTGGCCCTGCTGATGTAGGGCTTAAAGAGGAAACTCGAGATGATCGAGGGCATGGCATCCTTGGACTTAATCGGTTGAGTAGCGTTGCTCGATGGGCTCAACCAATAACATATGTAGATGTTCATGAATGTGATAGTTTTACAGTGAGCTTTACCTCTTCTCTCTCGATTAGAATTTGTTCTTGTTGGGATAGCTGTGTGCTTCGTCGTTTTTCATTtcggttatatatatatatatatatatatatatatatatatatatatatatatatatcaattccttggcaaaatttgataactatagttaaattaatttaggAACATTTCAGTTCTTATAATTGCTTCCTGGCATGTGTTTGTGCTTGCCgattatcaaaatattaattcagaTGTTCTCCTTAATATTGTTTGAGcctgcatttttattttaattatatattctgGATTTTAAATCTGAAAGCAGGCAGGAAGTACAGATCAATGTTTAAAGTTTTTGACATGATGATTCTTTCTACGCAGATGTGTATATTCTGCTTTCCTACTTCTTCTGTTATTCCACTCCATGACCATCCTAGCATGACTGTTTTCAGCAAAGTTCTATATGGTTCATTGCATGTCAAAGCTTATGATTGGGTTGAGCCTGCGTGTTACCCAAAAAGCAAGGGGCCTGGTTATCCTGCAGGTTTGCCTTTTGAGAATCTTTTTATCATCTGCCCTGACAGTTTTAGAACTCACAAACTaacatttaattcttttttttcttgattattccGTAGCCTTCCTCCACTAACCATCAAGAATTGGAATAGTTTGTGCGCTCAAACGGGCTTCAATTCCAAATCATCAACAGTTATTGGAGTACTTTTTTCTTATAACTCTTTAGTTTAGGTCCTGCTTTAATCAATAACTTTACATTATTGAAAGCAAGATcaaatagaaatgaaaatccGTGGATTCAAATGCGTTTTCTGTTAGCTGTCCCCTCAATTTACGGAACATACGTAAAAGTTCCTCTATTTCCTTTTATAACCATTGGTTGAAGCGTGTTGATCTTTTAACCCTATAATCTGACCTCATTTTCTCCTGTTTTAGAGATAGAACATTATCCGTCATGCATCACCAATACATGCTCAGATATGTTCATGGTGGTTGGAGTTAGCGTTTTTTCTATTTAACCAAATGCTGAGCAGACTAGTAATGAAATTGTTTGTCCAATATATAGATAATTCTCGCTTGTTCCATGCTCATAATAGAGACAGTTTTTATTCAGAACTACTCTATTTTTCAGACGCAACATGCCTTATTATGTGCATTTGTATGTGTGCAGATATGTAAATATGTATGAATGCATTCATATATGAATCAATGCGTGTATGTATCTATGAGCATATGTGTGTATCTAAGAATTTCTTGGTATAAGTATTTTGGAGAAACCCACTGATGATGTCACTGGTAAGACGGTTGGCCTGTTTGCTAGAATATTCTAGTTTTCCCTTTGAAGCAACCCCTTTATTAGCTAAATTATATGCCATCATTTATGAACTACCCAAATTCAAACCAATTATGAACTACCCACCAAATATATTTAGGCCTTTTAAAATTGCATGATCATGGCTTTGATTATGGGACTGGCTGAACATTGTGGACTACTGTCCCTGCAGTTGTAGCATTCACTAAAATTTGATGGTAGCCATGCCTTATGCTGTTGTCTGGTTTGTTTTGCTTTAGTTTGGtataaaaagagtaaaataggTGTCAGTGGCTATAGGGTCTCTATTTTATGGGTTTCAGTGTTCGAAATGAATATAAATAGGTGCAGACTAATGGATGCGTATCTTTGGCAGTAAGGTTGGCAAAGTTGACAGTAGATAAAACTTTAACAGCTCCATGTGAGACGTCAGTATTGTACCCAAAACGTGGTGGGAATCTGCATTGTTTCACTGCAGTCACCCCTTGTGCTGTGCTTGACATTCTTACACCTCCATACAGAGAAGATGCAGGCAGAAAATGTACTTATTACCATGACTATCCTTTTTCCACCTTCTGTAAGTAacctttatttgttttcattattatcattactatcatccatgctttttcttttttgtccctTGCTGCTCTTCTACTATTCTTGCTGCATATATAGGTTGAAGCATGTAACATTCATATTGAATACTTGTTTAACCATGCAACAAAGCTGAATAACTTTTTAACACATTGCAGCTAGAGGAAATGGAGCTGAGATAGatgatgaaaaaatagatgACCTTGCATGGCTTGCAGAGATAGATACACCTGATGATCTTTATATGCGTCAAGGAGCTTACACAGGACCCGCTGTTCAGGTTTAACTCTCATCATGTTGGATCAATATACATTACCTGTAATTCTCTTCTCATTTCTGTTTTATATCTCGACCCAGTATCATGTAATTGCTGAGTCTAAGTGCAATGTCCAAACTGGAGAGGCGATAGAAATGCTAAAGTTTGAGCTTAATAGATAATTATCTTAATTCCATAGATGAGGATATGTTTCTGTTCTCTCTTTTTCAAGTGCTGCAAACGAGGTGCTTGAACCAATCATTTCATGTAAAGCACTATCTTAAATGTTGATGAAAGGAAGCCCGGAAATGGATATGATTAGCTGGTAGATGGCGTTTTCTAGCATGACATCTTGCCGAAAACTCTTCCTCTTTTGAACTGATTATTGGTCAATTTTATCAGCATTCTGGTGGTTGCTTTACCAGCATTCTATTGATATTGTGATATTCAGTACatccaataaaagaaaaaatcgttCTTTGGCGAAGGTGCAGTACGGTTCTTTGGCGAGGCCAAAATTTCCATCCTCTACGTTGGAACATAACTTTGAAAGTAAATCTCCCAAGATCTCCAGAAAATGAAGAGAGAGAACAACTACACATGGTTTTCactttcttaaaaacaaaaggggTATAATTTGATGCGAACGagtaaaaattctaaaaatctatacacaagaaaaaataacttgaaaaagttaaaattatattataacaaaGAACTCAACACAATAATTATCTAAACTAAGGCACTAAAGttattagataaattttttttgaatcttATGAACATAATGAATTATGAACTGAAAGTATAGGAAGAACACCATAAAATAACAGTATATGAAAAATATCACAAAGAGAAGATCTTTGAtaagtctaaaaaaaatttaatgaatagCTTAAAGTACAAGTAACTTTTCACATACAATACAAACTAAATAACACTATTTATAATAGgtaaaaacatcataaacaagactgataaaataataaaatagtattttttgttgaattctGAAAACTTGACTTAGTCTAAATATTCTGAATAAGCTCATcgagtgtttttttaatcttccttATAATTAGCCAAATTAGCATCTCTAATGGATCATTTGATGATGCTTGATGATTCTCATTATTCTCCTTCCTTAAAGGATCCGATCTCAAATATtcacctacatcaaacaaagaaagatcataaatattaaaagtagcACTAACATCATATTCACTTGAAAGAttcactttatatatattgtcATTGATTTGTTCAAGAACTTGGAATAAACCATCTCCTCTAGGTTGCAACTTAGATCATAGGCTAGAAATCTTTCCTTCAtcatatgcacccaaacccaataaACTAGTTAAGAAATAACACGTCTATGATCTTTGTTAGCTTTAGATGCTtattattcattcttttttctctatatgTTATCAAACACTCTTATGGAGTGTCGTCATcatctgttatttcttattacAATCAAGATTACTTTCATcaacaagtaaataaataaaatcctaaGAGGTTAGTagattaaaaccataaacaacCTCAAATGGTGAATGATCAGTAGTAAAATACAGGCTTCTATTaaatacaaattcaataaatgacAAACAATCCTCCCATCTTTtcagattcttttgaatgaaaataaaaaaaaaactagttaaagtTCCTATTTACTACTTTTATTTGACTATCCATTTATGGATGACAcgtagtaaaaaataataacttagtTCCCAACTTTCTCCACAAAACCTTTCAAAagtagttaaaaaatttaatatcacaataaaaaacAGTGCGTATATGAACACCATAAAGTCATACCATCTCTCTAAAGAATAAATCAATAATGTTGGTtgcatcattatttttataatatgatatgaAATGTACCATCTTATAAAACCTATCTACAACTATAAAAATAGAATCCTTTAACCTTTTTAACCTAggtaaatctaaaacaaaatctatGGAAATATCTAGCCATGGTTTCTTAGGAACATGTTAGTGAGTATATAAACCATGTGGTAAGACCTTAGATTTAACTTGTCTATATAAAATGCATTTATCACACACTCTTTGCGCATCACATTTCATTCTAGGCCAATGAAAGTGTTTATATAAAACATCTGAAGTCTTTTTAACACCAAAATATCTTACTAACTCACCTTTATGATCTTTATAAACAAGCAATTTAGGCATAAAACTATCAGACATATAATTTattctctttaaacaaataaccatcaagtctataaaattattaatagacCGACATTTCACAAGCATCATACATATTAGCAAAACCACTATCATCAGTATACAAATTTTTCACATCCTCAAATTCCAACCACATTCAaagtagaaagaaaaacataccTCCTAAATAGTGCATTAACCACTACGTTATCCTTACCTTACTTGTACTTAATCACACATGAAAgtctcaataaattcaacccaCTTGGCATGCATTACATTGTCCTTTCAGATGCTTCAATGACTCATGATTTGAATGTATGACAAGCTCTTTCAACCATAAATAATGATGTCAAGTCTGATCCAAAGTCCTTACTAATGCATAAAGCTCATTTTTGTAAGTTGGGTAATTCA contains:
- the LOC133675063 gene encoding plant cysteine oxidase 3-like, with translation MFSKFRNATDKARKLAIEHENCLLPFIPCFRNLINMVEQQNSSSKVQASYELCRKTFTPSGTPPSSSAIQKLCSLLDTCGPADVGLKEETRDDRGHGILGLNRLSSVARWAQPITYVDVHECDSFTMCIFCFPTSSVIPLHDHPSMTVFSKVLYGSLHVKAYDWVEPACYPKSKGPGYPAVRLAKLTVDKTLTAPCETSVLYPKRGGNLHCFTAVTPCAVLDILTPPYREDAGRKCTYYHDYPFSTFSRGNGAEIDDEKIDDLAWLAEIDTPDDLYMRQGAYTGPAVQV